One Companilactobacillus heilongjiangensis genomic window, CAATAACACTATTCAACTTATCAGCATATGTTGTATCGGTAGCATAACGGCCAGTCAAATACTTAGTAGCATCTTTATATGATGCGGTATTACTCTTCCAAGTACCAGCATAAATTTGTGAATTGCCTGAAGTTCCACCACGAAGCAATGAAACATAATCTTCAAGTGATTCCTTATATGAAGGATACTTTCTGAAGTCAGAGCTAATCGAGTAAAGACTACCTGTACCGTCGTCTTCTTGTGTACCCATATTAACAGAGGCGCCTTTATAATCTCCCTTAATACCAAAAAGATTATAATTAGGTGCAGTAGCTAGTCCACTTGTACCCCAGCCACTTTCAACCATTGCTTGCGCAATCATTACTGAAGCGTAGAGATCGTTATTTGCGGCCAACTTACGAGCTGAATTACCAATGTAGTCAACAAATTGTTGATCACCAACACCAGTCGAAGTAACTGGAGCAGCAATCGCAGAATTTTGATTCAACAAATTATTAACAGACAATGCTTCGGCTTTAACAGGTGTCGGAGCAGAAATATTAGTAATCTCTGCCACCGCAGCACCAACAAACATGCTTGATCCTAAAATCGTCATATTTTTGCGTAAGTTTGCGTTCTTACTTCTTTTATTATTTAATCTAGTCAAACGACTATCTTCGATTTTGCGTTCATGACGTGTCATAACCATAAATATCTGCTCTCCCTCAAAATCTTTATACTTTATTATATTTCTTAACAAAAACTTAAACAATAGAGAGATCAAAAAATATGAAAATATCTAAAAAAATATCCATCTTTAATGTGTTTTTACTGTTGCTTTTTGTCTTCTGGACCATTAATGTTTCACAACACACTAATCTCATCAAAAATTTCGATACAGCCTTGATTAGTCAAATTTATCATCACAATACTCTGACACTTGGCATCTTTCGGTTCATAACGAGTATCGGTGACACTTTTGCGACTATCGTTGTAACCGCAATTATTTTTCTACTTTTAATTGTTAAAAAATATCATTATGCAGCGATTTTTTTAGTGCTGAACAAAGTAGTCATTTCCGGAACTAACAGCATCATTAAAACTATTATTGACCGTCCACGCCCAAGTCATCATCATTTTGTTTATGCTGGTGGCTACAGCTTTCCCAGTGGACACTCGGCTAGTTCATTTGCGTTATACATTTCGGTTTTGATTATCAGTCTCTATATTTTCAAAAAACTCAGCTTAAAGATTGTTATCAGTGCCATTTGTATTGCTATGGTACTGCTGATTGGATACAGTCGTATCTTTCTAGGAGTTCACTACCCTAGCGACGTTTTCGGTGGCTATCTTTTGGCAGCTACTATCATAACTTTCAATACTCTATTATTTAGAGCCAAGAATCTTTCGGTTCTTCAGCTCAAAGGCGTTAAGAATTAGACCCACTATTAATAATACAAGAGTAGCGACGTAGATATTATGCAATCCTGAAAAAAGAATTTGTCTCATTTTGGGTAAAAGCTGATGTGGCAAGGAGTTAGCGGTCTGTGGATCAATCAATTTATTCATCATATCGACCGTAATATGCTTGTTTCCGGCAGCACCTTTTGCTAAAGCTGTATTTAAAACGATTCCGTAAACTGAAACCATCATTGATTGACCAATAGTTCTCAATAAAGTATTGAAACTTGTGGCAACTCCGACATTCTCCGGTTCAACAACAGTCTGTGATGTAACGGTAGTTGTCGTGATTGTTAGACCAAAACCAAGTCCAGCGATTCCGGCTAACATGCAGAAGTACCAGAACGGTGTTGTTGGTCCAGCAGCTAATAATAATGCATTAGCAATGGCTAAGAAGAATAGACTGATATA contains:
- a CDS encoding glucosaminidase domain-containing protein is translated as MVMTRHERKIEDSRLTRLNNKRSKNANLRKNMTILGSSMFVGAAVAEITNISAPTPVKAEALSVNNLLNQNSAIAAPVTSTGVGDQQFVDYIGNSARKLAANNDLYASVMIAQAMVESGWGTSGLATAPNYNLFGIKGDYKGASVNMGTQEDDGTGSLYSISSDFRKYPSYKESLEDYVSLLRGGTSGNSQIYAGTWKSNTASYKDATKYLTGRYATDTTYADKLNSVIEKYNLTQYDTAATDKDQTYTVAQGDTLQSIADKFNMTTDTLMSLNNLKTDNYIYPGKTLTITQVIGANGQPLAVTNLANRTSNTTDTGNVGDAYGSQQAPVMVQDERDGVKKFVPSENDSSDSSSINVQNDYSSNDSDSSNQKSMSVTVKSGDTIDSIASKAGTTVDNVRQLNDLNSDLLVVGQTLMV
- a CDS encoding phosphatase PAP2 family protein, encoding MKISKKISIFNVFLLLLFVFWTINVSQHTNLIKNFDTALISQIYHHNTLTLGIFRFITSIGDTFATIVVTAIIFLLLIVKKYHYAAIFLVLNKVVISGTNSIIKTIIDRPRPSHHHFVYAGGYSFPSGHSASSFALYISVLIISLYIFKKLSLKIVISAICIAMVLLIGYSRIFLGVHYPSDVFGGYLLAATIITFNTLLFRAKNLSVLQLKGVKN